In Massilia forsythiae, one DNA window encodes the following:
- the lpdA gene encoding dihydrolipoyl dehydrogenase: protein MSTEKQFDVVVIGGGPGGYIAAIRAAQLGFKTACIDEWTNAKGAPALGGTCTNVGCIPSKALLQSSEHFEHAGHAFAEHGIDVQGLQLNLPQMLKRKDGVIKSNNDGIVYLFKKNKVSFFHGRGTLAGGTEGAYTINVSGPTTDTLTAKNVIVATGSNARELPGAPFDEKVILSNTGALTIDNVPARLGVIGAGVIGLEMGSVWRRLGAQVTVLEGLPAFLGAVDEQIAKEAHKLFKKQGLDIHLGVKIGAISNRGNDVTVEYTDAAGGAQTATFDRLIVSIGRVPNTTGLGLESVGLQLGERGFIAVDDECRTNVPGIWAVGDVVRGPMLAHKAEEEGVAVAERIAGQHGHVNFNTIPWVIYTSPEIAWVGKTEQQLKAEGVAYKAGTFPFAANGRARALGDISGMVKFLADAATDEILGVHIIGPVASELISEAVVAMEFRASSEDIARICHAHPSLSEATKEAALAVDKRSLNF from the coding sequence ATGAGCACCGAAAAACAATTTGACGTCGTCGTGATCGGCGGCGGCCCCGGCGGCTACATCGCCGCCATCCGCGCGGCCCAGCTGGGCTTCAAGACCGCCTGCATCGACGAGTGGACCAACGCCAAGGGCGCTCCAGCCCTGGGCGGCACCTGCACCAACGTCGGCTGCATCCCGTCCAAGGCGCTGCTGCAATCGTCGGAACACTTCGAGCACGCCGGCCACGCGTTCGCCGAGCACGGCATCGACGTGCAGGGCCTGCAGCTGAACCTGCCGCAGATGCTCAAGCGCAAGGACGGCGTGATCAAGTCCAACAACGACGGCATCGTCTACCTGTTCAAGAAGAACAAGGTCAGCTTCTTCCACGGCCGCGGCACCCTGGCCGGCGGTACCGAAGGCGCGTACACCATCAACGTGTCCGGCCCGACCACCGATACGCTGACCGCGAAGAACGTGATCGTCGCCACCGGCTCGAACGCCCGCGAACTGCCGGGCGCGCCGTTCGACGAGAAAGTCATCCTGTCGAACACCGGCGCGCTGACCATCGACAACGTGCCGGCCAGGCTGGGCGTGATCGGCGCCGGCGTGATCGGCCTGGAAATGGGTTCGGTATGGCGCCGCCTGGGCGCCCAAGTCACCGTGCTGGAAGGCTTGCCGGCCTTCCTCGGCGCGGTCGACGAGCAGATCGCCAAGGAAGCCCACAAGCTGTTCAAGAAGCAGGGCCTGGACATCCACCTGGGCGTGAAGATCGGCGCCATCAGCAACCGCGGCAACGACGTCACGGTCGAGTACACGGACGCCGCCGGCGGCGCGCAGACCGCCACCTTCGACCGCCTGATCGTCTCGATCGGCCGCGTGCCGAACACCACCGGCCTGGGCCTGGAGTCGGTCGGCCTGCAGCTCGGCGAGCGCGGCTTCATCGCCGTCGACGACGAATGCCGCACCAACGTCCCGGGCATCTGGGCGGTGGGCGACGTGGTGCGCGGCCCGATGCTGGCGCACAAGGCGGAAGAAGAGGGCGTCGCGGTCGCCGAGCGCATCGCCGGCCAGCACGGCCACGTCAACTTCAACACCATCCCGTGGGTGATCTACACCTCGCCGGAAATCGCCTGGGTCGGCAAGACCGAGCAGCAGCTGAAGGCGGAAGGCGTCGCCTACAAGGCCGGCACCTTCCCGTTCGCCGCCAACGGCCGCGCGCGCGCGCTGGGCGACATCTCGGGCATGGTGAAGTTCCTGGCCGATGCCGCGACCGACGAAATCCTGGGCGTGCACATCATCGGCCCGGTGGCGTCCGAACTGATCTCGGAAGCCGTGGTCGCGATGGAATTCCGCGCTTCCAGCGAAGACATCGCCCGCATCTGCCACGCCCACCCGTCGCTGTCCGAAGCGACCAAGGAAGCCGCGCTCGCCGTCGACAAGCGGTCGCTGAACTTCTAA
- the zapE gene encoding cell division protein ZapE — protein sequence MNVQEYYQHALTERGFKSDPAQQRAVDRLQQAYDGWVDYKARRSSAFKRLINRPDVPRGVYLWGGVGRGKSFLMDSFYSVVPVVRKTRLHFHEFMRAVHRQLDELKGMEDPLVEVAKRIAKKYRLICFDEFHVNDVADAMIMYNLLSNLFDLGVSFVMTSNYDPDKLYPDGLHRDRMLPTIALLKARMDVLNVDAGIDYRHRALEQVEAYYTPLNAASDRQLRDAYAKIADTADEDPRVRIEQRELRALRRAGGVIWFDFATLCGGPRSQNDYLELASQFHTVILSAIPRMSASMSSEARRFTWLIDVFYDHKVKLLMSAEVEPEQLYTEGSMSNEFHRTVSRIIEMQSREYMLAERRGAADALA from the coding sequence ATGAACGTCCAAGAGTACTACCAGCACGCGCTCACCGAACGCGGTTTCAAGTCCGATCCCGCGCAGCAGCGCGCCGTCGACCGCCTGCAGCAAGCCTACGACGGCTGGGTCGACTACAAGGCCCGGCGCTCGTCCGCGTTCAAGCGCCTGATCAACCGTCCCGACGTGCCGCGCGGCGTCTACCTGTGGGGCGGGGTGGGGCGCGGCAAGTCCTTCCTGATGGACAGCTTTTACTCGGTGGTGCCGGTGGTGCGCAAGACGCGCCTGCACTTCCACGAATTCATGCGCGCGGTGCACCGCCAGCTCGACGAGCTGAAGGGCATGGAAGACCCGCTGGTCGAAGTCGCCAAGCGCATCGCCAAGAAATACCGCCTGATCTGCTTCGACGAATTCCACGTCAACGACGTGGCCGACGCCATGATCATGTACAACCTGCTGTCGAACCTGTTCGACCTCGGCGTGTCGTTCGTGATGACCTCGAACTACGACCCGGACAAGCTGTATCCGGACGGCCTGCACCGCGACCGCATGCTGCCGACCATCGCCCTGCTCAAGGCGCGCATGGACGTGCTGAACGTCGACGCCGGCATCGACTACCGCCACCGCGCGCTGGAGCAGGTCGAGGCCTACTACACGCCGCTGAACGCCGCCAGCGACCGCCAGCTGCGCGACGCCTATGCCAAGATCGCCGACACCGCCGACGAGGACCCACGCGTGCGCATCGAGCAGCGCGAACTGCGCGCACTGAGGCGCGCGGGAGGGGTGATCTGGTTCGATTTCGCCACCCTGTGCGGCGGTCCGCGCTCGCAGAACGATTACCTGGAACTGGCCAGCCAGTTCCACACCGTGATCCTGTCCGCCATCCCGCGCATGTCGGCCTCGATGTCGTCCGAGGCGCGCCGCTTCACCTGGCTGATCGACGTGTTCTACGACCACAAGGTCAAGCTCTTGATGTCGGCCGAGGTCGAGCCCGAGCAGCTGTATACCGAAGGATCGATGTCGAACGAGTTCCATCGCACCGTGTCGCGTATCATCGAGATGCAGTCGCGCGAATACATGCTGGCCGAGCGCCGCGGCGCCGCCGACGCGCTGGCCTGA
- a CDS encoding PP2C family protein-serine/threonine phosphatase: protein MTAYKIEAGTAQHLGNRPQQNDRVALMTGARAPGYVLAVLSDGIAGAAGSEQALHTAKQMFDEFKPGDRASVERLAQLLRDIVQETHTVIKMNAVAAQSTAHATFVGLVLSPHGEAVWAHVGDSRLYYFHDGKCETRTGDAAYVEHLTSSDRLPPEAARNHRKSKLLLNVLGNDRKDPFVTVGQRAALAPGDIFVLCTDGLWHFFTDAELGAATARSSPRQASEMLINKAGERSQGKGGNCSMAIVKLVAA, encoded by the coding sequence ATGACCGCATACAAGATAGAAGCCGGAACCGCGCAGCACCTGGGCAATCGCCCACAACAGAACGACCGGGTGGCGCTGATGACCGGCGCCCGCGCGCCCGGCTACGTGCTGGCCGTGCTGTCCGACGGCATCGCCGGCGCCGCCGGGTCGGAACAGGCGCTGCATACCGCCAAGCAGATGTTCGACGAATTCAAGCCGGGCGACCGGGCCTCCGTCGAGCGCTTGGCACAACTGCTGCGCGACATCGTCCAGGAAACCCATACCGTCATCAAGATGAACGCGGTGGCGGCCCAGTCGACCGCGCACGCCACTTTCGTCGGCCTGGTGCTGAGCCCGCACGGCGAAGCGGTGTGGGCGCACGTGGGCGACTCGCGCCTGTATTACTTCCACGACGGCAAATGCGAAACGCGCACGGGCGATGCCGCCTACGTCGAGCACCTGACGTCCAGCGACCGCCTGCCACCCGAGGCGGCGCGCAACCACCGCAAATCCAAGCTGCTGCTGAACGTGCTGGGCAATGACCGCAAGGACCCGTTCGTCACCGTCGGCCAGCGCGCCGCGCTGGCGCCGGGCGACATCTTCGTGCTGTGCACGGATGGGCTGTGGCACTTCTTCACCGATGCCGAACTGGGCGCGGCCACCGCACGCTCGTCGCCGCGCCAGGCGTCCGAGATGCTGATCAACAAGGCGGGCGAGCGCTCGCAGGGCAAGGGCGGCAATTGCAGCATGGCCATCGTCAAATTGGTCGCCGCGTAG
- a CDS encoding YdcH family protein has translation MIDVQEIQRRIIELDVEHRDLDAVIDMLTRDGHTDQLQLRRLKKRKLQLKDHITLLKMQLVPDVPA, from the coding sequence ATGATCGACGTCCAGGAGATCCAGCGCCGCATTATCGAACTCGACGTGGAACATCGCGACCTCGACGCCGTGATCGACATGCTCACGCGTGACGGCCACACCGACCAGTTGCAATTGCGCCGCCTGAAGAAGCGCAAGCTGCAGTTGAAGGACCATATCACGCTGCTCAAGATGCAGCTGGTGCCCGACGTCCCGGCCTGA
- a CDS encoding ATP-dependent DNA helicase, with the protein MPGAGAGEPIPSASAEQSPAQASGQAPGKYDEEVDRIFGAGGPLAPAVGTFKPRQSQTEMAKAIAHAIGTQGTLIAEAGTGTGKTFAYLVPALLWGGKTIVSTGTKNLQDQLFSRDIPTVRAALRAPVSVALLKGRANYVCHYHLERTLQNGRLTSRDDVGHLREISRFMKMTNSGDKAELAKVPETASVWNLVTSTRENCVGQECQYYQDCFVMKARREAQQADVVVVNHHLFFADVALKEGGMAELLPAANTIVFDEAHQLPEVATLFFGTTVSTSQVLELCRDVLAEGLAHARGSPDWAKVVTVVEKAARDLRLTFPEGGTRLSLPQIPPSSDFFPALEKLKEELEGLVDVLEENAERAETLEQCRVRAVELLEQFKAWKAEPPKKREPKKAKDADPGEEEAGSGDAVLWVEAFASALQLHKTPLSIAPIFAGQRAGSPRSWIFTSATLAVKNDFKHFTAQLGMTGEPAVTWPSPFDYQEQGILYVPTGLPEPNTMGYTDAVVDAALPVIEAAGGRTFFLCTTIRAVNRVAERLRAEFAARGLAFPLFVQGERGRTELLDSFRNAGNAVLVGSQSFWEGVDVRGEALSLVIIDKLPFAPPDDPVLAARIEIMEKKGMNGFVHHTLPEAIINLKQGAGRLIRDVDDRGVLMLCDPRVISKPYGRRIWQSLPPFRRTRVQADVIDFFRQPKP; encoded by the coding sequence ATGCCAGGCGCCGGCGCCGGCGAGCCCATTCCTTCCGCATCCGCCGAACAGTCGCCGGCACAGGCGTCCGGCCAGGCGCCCGGCAAATACGACGAGGAAGTCGACCGCATCTTCGGCGCCGGCGGCCCGCTCGCGCCCGCGGTCGGCACCTTCAAGCCGCGCCAGTCGCAGACCGAGATGGCCAAGGCGATCGCGCACGCGATCGGCACCCAGGGCACGCTCATCGCCGAGGCCGGCACCGGCACCGGCAAGACCTTCGCCTACCTGGTGCCGGCACTGCTGTGGGGCGGCAAGACGATCGTCTCGACCGGGACCAAGAACTTGCAGGATCAATTGTTCTCGCGTGACATCCCGACCGTGCGTGCCGCCCTGCGCGCGCCGGTGTCGGTGGCGCTGCTCAAGGGCCGCGCCAACTACGTCTGCCACTACCACCTGGAACGCACGCTGCAGAACGGCCGCCTGACCTCGCGCGACGACGTCGGCCACCTGCGCGAGATCTCGCGCTTCATGAAGATGACCAACTCGGGCGACAAGGCCGAGCTGGCCAAGGTGCCGGAAACCGCGTCCGTGTGGAACCTGGTGACCTCGACGCGCGAGAACTGCGTCGGCCAGGAGTGCCAGTACTACCAGGATTGCTTCGTGATGAAGGCGCGCCGCGAAGCCCAGCAGGCCGACGTGGTGGTGGTCAACCACCACCTGTTCTTCGCCGACGTGGCGCTGAAGGAAGGCGGCATGGCCGAGCTGCTGCCGGCCGCCAACACCATCGTGTTCGACGAGGCGCACCAGCTGCCCGAGGTGGCGACGCTGTTCTTCGGCACCACCGTTTCCACCTCGCAGGTGCTGGAACTGTGCCGCGACGTGCTGGCCGAGGGCCTGGCGCACGCGCGCGGCAGCCCGGACTGGGCCAAGGTCGTGACGGTGGTGGAAAAGGCGGCGCGCGACCTGCGCCTGACCTTCCCCGAGGGCGGCACGCGCCTGTCGCTGCCGCAGATCCCGCCCAGTTCGGACTTCTTCCCGGCGCTGGAAAAGCTGAAGGAAGAGCTGGAAGGCCTGGTCGACGTGCTCGAGGAAAACGCCGAGCGTGCCGAGACGCTGGAGCAGTGCCGCGTGCGCGCGGTCGAGCTGCTGGAACAGTTCAAGGCGTGGAAAGCCGAACCGCCAAAGAAGAGGGAGCCGAAGAAGGCCAAGGATGCCGACCCCGGCGAGGAAGAAGCCGGGAGCGGCGACGCGGTATTGTGGGTCGAAGCCTTCGCTTCCGCACTGCAATTGCACAAGACGCCGCTGTCGATCGCGCCGATCTTCGCCGGCCAGCGCGCCGGCAGCCCGCGCAGCTGGATCTTCACCTCGGCCACGCTGGCGGTGAAGAACGACTTCAAGCATTTCACCGCCCAGCTCGGCATGACCGGCGAGCCCGCCGTTACCTGGCCCAGCCCCTTCGATTACCAGGAGCAGGGTATCCTGTACGTGCCGACCGGCCTGCCGGAACCGAACACCATGGGCTATACCGACGCCGTGGTCGACGCGGCGCTGCCGGTGATCGAGGCCGCCGGCGGGCGCACCTTTTTCCTGTGCACCACGATCCGCGCCGTCAACCGCGTGGCCGAGCGCCTGCGCGCCGAGTTCGCCGCGCGCGGCCTGGCGTTCCCGCTGTTCGTGCAGGGCGAGCGCGGCCGCACCGAACTGCTGGATTCCTTCCGCAACGCCGGCAACGCGGTGCTGGTGGGCAGCCAGAGCTTCTGGGAAGGCGTCGACGTGCGCGGCGAGGCGCTGTCGCTGGTGATCATCGACAAGCTGCCGTTCGCGCCGCCGGACGACCCGGTGCTGGCCGCGCGCATCGAGATCATGGAAAAGAAGGGCATGAACGGCTTCGTCCACCACACGCTGCCGGAAGCCATCATCAACCTGAAGCAGGGCGCCGGGCGCCTGATCCGCGACGTCGACGACCGCGGCGTGCTGATGCTGTGCGACCCGCGCGTGATCAGCAAGCCCTACGGCCGGCGCATCTGGCAGAGCCTGCCGCCGTTCCGGCGCACGCGCGTGCAGGCGGACGTGATCGACTTCTTCAGGCAGCCCAAGCCGTAG
- a CDS encoding toll/interleukin-1 receptor domain-containing protein, with protein MAIRYGCFFSYAHGRHELMRQFKATLVDALRCYLEPHFDDEDELFVDTDQLGGGDDLDRKIARALCESACMVLIYTPKYEAHAYTRREYAAMRLLEAERSAWYQLPSRLIIPVIMTRHPDRLPPQITESFYVDFSRFTMATGDLKSNTDFLPDIDKMVQRIAAHYQLQKRHMPPGHDCNQFVLPAVPPPWRESPDPTFPKK; from the coding sequence ATGGCAATCCGTTACGGCTGTTTCTTCAGCTATGCCCATGGCCGGCATGAGCTCATGCGGCAGTTCAAGGCCACGCTGGTGGATGCCCTGCGCTGCTACCTCGAACCCCATTTCGACGACGAAGACGAACTCTTCGTCGATACCGACCAGCTCGGCGGCGGCGACGACCTCGACCGCAAGATCGCGCGCGCGTTGTGCGAAAGCGCCTGCATGGTGCTGATCTACACGCCGAAGTACGAAGCGCACGCCTACACGCGGCGCGAATACGCGGCCATGCGCCTGCTGGAAGCCGAGCGCAGCGCGTGGTACCAGCTGCCCAGCCGGCTGATCATCCCGGTCATCATGACCCGCCACCCCGACCGGCTGCCGCCGCAGATCACCGAATCGTTCTACGTCGATTTCTCGCGCTTCACGATGGCGACGGGCGACCTCAAGTCGAACACCGACTTCCTGCCGGACATCGACAAGATGGTCCAGCGCATCGCCGCCCATTACCAGCTCCAGAAAAGACACATGCCGCCGGGGCACGATTGCAACCAATTCGTGCTGCCCGCTGTCCCACCGCCATGGCGCGAGAGCCCGGACCCAACCTTCCCCAAAAAATAA